A region from the Bombyx mori chromosome 15, ASM3026992v2 genome encodes:
- the LOC101742504 gene encoding deoxynucleotidyltransferase terminal-interacting protein 2 → MDFIIDTAGDDDLQLKDELFEKNDKPYFIEKEETTKAILQLFDKKKQELDAQKDAEEEIQKKLKSIKLDSQFEDFFSDMNWTQSLIKNKGNKLKFHFDQLDTETGQLKSKIGVVDVEKEMKTSVLKPGLEKQHSLPKYHVNKHQLKAMRKREREKTKGSQWFNLPAPEVTKDLKNDLQVLKMRSALDPKHFYKKNDMKVLPKYFQVGRIMDSPLDHVNERVTRKQRKRTMVEELLADAEFQKYNKKKYKEIIDEKKKTEYRTFMRDKRQKNKAELKKNKLKTKNTKTKKSSSQ, encoded by the exons atggattttataatcGACACCGCTGGTGACGATGATCTGCAGCTGAAGGATgagttatttgaaaaaaatgatAAACCTTATTTTATAG AAAAAGAAGAAACCACAAAGGCAATACTTCAACTGTTTGATAAAAAGAAACAAGAACTCGATGCCCAAAAAGATGCAGAGGAAGAAATACAGAAAAAGTTAAAAAGCATTAAACTAGACAGCCAATTTGAGGATTTCTTTTCAGATATGAATTGGACACAGtcccttattaaaaataaaggaaataaattgaaatttcacTTTGACCAACTAGACACTGAAACTGGCCAGTTAAAATCTAAAATTGGAGTTGTAGATGTggaaaaagaaatgaaaacatCTGTCTTAAAGCCTGGTTTGGAAAAACAACACAGCTTACCAAAGTATCATGTTAATAAACACCAACTGAAAGCAATGCGAAAG AGGGAACGCGAGAAGACGAAAGGCTCACAGTGGTTTAATTTACCAGCTCCTGAAGTGACAAAAGATCTTAAGAATGACCTGCAAGTGCTCAAGATGAGATCAGCATTAGATCCGAAACATTTCTATAAGAAGAATGACATGAAAGTTTTACCCAAATACTTTCAG GTTGGCCGAATCATGGATTCTCCACTTGATCATGTCAATGAACGTGTAACAAGAAAGCAACGAAAGAGGACCATGGTAGAAGAACTCCTGGCTGATGCTGAATtccaaaaatacaataaaaagaaatacaaggAAATCATTGATGAGAAGAAAAAGACAGAATACAGAACGTTCATGAGAGACAAGAGACAAAAAAATAAAGcagaattaaagaaaaataagttaaaaactaagaatactaaaactaaaaaatctAGTAGTCAATAA
- the LOC101742305 gene encoding estradiol 17-beta-dehydrogenase 8 — translation MVSGLVVGRLALVTGAGSGIGRAACQVLSKEGATVIAADRKYEAAVQTIKTHTALAPGTNGGEEHSAVELDVSNSKAVQDLVQDTLKQYKKPPCIIVNSAGITRDNWMLKLSEEDYDSVLNVNLKGTFLVMQAFAKAMAESSVTGSIINISSIVGKYGNMGQTNYASSKAGVVAMTQSAAKELGKFNIRVNAILPGFIDTPIIKTVPDKVKEQIVKLVPLGRLGNPAEVAEVIAFLSSDKSSFITGAAIDVSGGY, via the exons ATGGTGTCGGGTTTAGTAGTAGGTCGCCTTGCTCTCGTTACTG GTGCCGGTTCTGGGATTGGTCGTGCAGCGTGCCAAGTTTTATCAAAAGAGGGAGCCACTGTGATAGCCGCAGACAGGAAGTATGAAGCTGCTGTACAAACTATAAAAACTCATACAGCATTAGCACCTGGTACTAATG GTGGTGAGGAGCATAGTGCTGTGGAATTAGACGTTTCCAACAGTAAAGCAGTCCAAGACCTGGTACAAGATACACTGAAGCAATATAAAAAGCCTCCTTGCATCATTGTCAACTCTGCCGGCATTACCAGGGATAATTGGATGCTGAAACTCTCAGAGGAAGACTATGATAGTGTGCTTAATGTAAACTTGAAG GGTACATTCTTAGTGATGCAGGCATTTGCAAAAGCGATGGCCGAGTCGTCAGTGACGGGTTCTATAATAAATATCTCTAGCATTGTTGGAAAATACGGAAACATGG GGCAGACAAACTATGCGAGTAGTAAGGCTGGAGTGGTCGCGATGACTCAATCCGCAGCCAAGGAGTTAGGAAAATTCAACATAAG GGTGAACGCAATCTTACCTGGATTCATTGACACACCGATAATAAAAACAGTCCCTGACAAAGTCAAGGAACAGATTGTGAAATTAGTCCCACTAGGACGACTCGGTAATCCTGCAG AAGTTGCAGAGGTAATCGCCTTCTTAAGTTCCGACAAGAGCTCTTTCATCACTGGTGCTGCTATTGACGTCAGTGGagggtattaa